The genome window ACGTCGACTCCCTGTCCATGGTCGAGGTCGTCGTCGCCGCCGAAGAGCGCTTCGACGTGAAGATCCCGGACGACGACGTCAAGAACCTCAAGACGGTCGGCGACGCGACCGAGTACATCCTCAAGAACCAGGGCTGATCCGGTGGGATCGGGTCCGGCCCGATCCCCCGCGGAGCAG of Streptomyces phaeolivaceus contains these proteins:
- a CDS encoding acyl carrier protein translates to MAATQEEIVAGLADIVNEIAGIPVEDVQLDKSFTDDLDVDSLSMVEVVVAAEERFDVKIPDDDVKNLKTVGDATEYILKNQG